The genomic segment TACCACACTGGGTcaaaatccattttaagttttcaAAAGCGGTTATTATGTTCCTGTTTTATTACTGAGAACACTGAGATTTTAATCGGTTAGACAATTTTCCTAAGAACATACCAAATGAGGGATATAGCTCAGCTAAGTCTGTCATAACCTATAaagcaagaagaagaaaagacatgaaCCACCAAATAATTCCAAAACCAAACCTAATCCTCTTCTCCCATGGAAGCTGAGTATTTGCTTAATAGTCTTAGAAGTGCTACCATTTTAAAAGTTGAGACTTAGGTCTGCAGGAAACATAATTCTCTTCCCTAAAAGAGCAGCAGGATGTGGTGGGAAGAGCACAGAATTTGGAGTTAGAAAGTCCCAGATTCAAATGGAGATTCTGTTTTTTCCTAGGTGTGTGGCAAGTTGGGCACCATcgctgacctctctgagcctcattttgcTCATCCGTGTAATAGTCACGGCCATACCCAACTTTCAGGGCTGCTGGAAGAATTAGGGCTGAAGTATGAGGTGTGCCTGACATGCCCTGTGTGGCTGCATCGCCCTCCAGTGATCTGCCACCTAATCTCTGGTCGCCCGCATTGCACAACCCTGTCCCTAAATCAGAGGAAACCCAGAACCTCCCCACTAGTTGGACAGAAAGTGAACTATGACAATTTCAGATTTCGAGGTTGAGAAAGATGTTGAAATTAGCCAAATTTTCTCATGACTTGAAAGTAGGAAGAAACCGATTTTCTAAAGAACTGCAGggatatttttttattccatgaATTGTAAAGATACAGTTAAATAGAGGAAACAGCACAGCAAACAGAACTTGCCATCAAACTATTGTCATTTGGAACCCAGATCTTCCACTTATTAAACTGAGCGACCTTAGATAAATTCATCTTCCAAAAGCTCAATTCCTCattggcaaaaattaaagataacagCTCTTGAAGAGCTGTTttcaggattaaataagataatatatagGCAAAGCCTCAAAGTCTTTAGtggaatggataagaaaaatgtACTATACATATACCAAGGAAAATcataacaaaatcagaaataacaaACTAGATTTACCTACGTAACATGGACAAATCACAAAAATATAGTGtatgtggaaaaagaaagaaacaacataGGATTTATAGCACAAGATcatgaatataaattttaaaacagaccaaaatcactgtattttttaaagatacacatatttctaaataaatgtaaaaggaataaGCATGGAGGATATATCTTTCACATACACAGCAGTAGGTACCCATGAAGAGCAGAAGAATTGGGaatggagagagaaggagggaaaaatcatgaaataaaatgGAGAGGGGACTTTCCTTGGTCAATAATGATGCTTTATCAGGAACTAGGGAGTATGATTCACTCAGTTTGGGACCCACAATCCCATAATATTATGTTTAAGTAACTAAAAATAACCTGAAATAGTGcctgtatattttatatacttagtAATTAGTTGCTAAAGAGTATGCACATTACACAGTACAGATATTAGGAAAATGTTTCAAAAGCTTCATTTAGCCCATATACCTGGATTgtgaaacaaaaaaaactttaatGATCATATAACTTAGCCCCACAACccccatttttcagaatagaaagTGAAACCCAAAGAGGGGAAGTGAACTTTTAAAGCTCACTCAACTCAATCAGTTAATGTCTGTCCTGTCCCTCATGGAGCCTGACCACACCAAGAGGGCTTTTCAAAGAAGCCCAGGCGCCCAGACCGGGCTGCTAGAGTCAGCTAGAGGCCACGGCTCTAGGAGACGGTGCTTCATAGGATACGTCCATCTCCCTCTAGGGACTCCTACTTCAAGCTGAAGGAGGCTCCCAACCAAGATGAAGGTGACAAATATTAAAGTGGAGAGAAAAactttttgttatcttttttatcatcactgagatataactgacatagaaCATTGTGTAAGTTCAAGGTATACGGTATGTTGGTTTGCCATATTTATGTATTGCCATACGAGTGCCACCATCAGATTTGCTAACACCTCTCTCACGTCCCGTAATTATCATGTCTTCTTTGTGAGGGGAACAATAAAGAACTAGtcccttagcaactttgaagtttagAATACAGTGTTGCTGATATAACTGGCCTATGCTGTGCTTTAGGCCTCCAGAACTTATGTGCACGAGTTACAAGTCTATACACTTAAACATCTTATCATGTCACCTGACTAAGCAATTTTGACCACATGTTGAATAATTGTATAATAAGAATTCATATATCAATAAGAAATATGAGAGAATAATCAACACAAGGAGCAGGTTTATCATCTTCTGTCTTCTAAAATGCTTTCACCAGAAGAAGGGATTTACATTGTTATGAGTGTCTGGAAGTGATAAAACTGAAGCCAGTGTGTGGGAGGTAAAAGGGGAGAGAACACAGGTccaaaaagagaattaacagGCAGAGCTGTCCACAGATGGAGGCTTGTACAGGGACCAGATGACCACATGGAGGTTGTGCAGAGGAGACCCCAGCATCCAGGATCAATCAGAGCAGATATCGACTAGATTCTTTCCAAAGCTGAGAGTTTATATGTCTCTTATCTTCACAGGAATTTCCAAATATCAGTCAAAATTAATTTGAATCAGAACACCAGCTCATGGTTCAGCTCTGAAAAATGCAGAAGAACATAAATGCCCTTGAAGAATCATTTAGGTACAAGATTTCTCAAAAACAGGCTCTATAAATTAGCCCAGAAATACAAACCTAATTTCTACCATAGGGAGAAAGAACCTGTCCTTCAATtctggcactttttttttttcattctcatgcCCAAATCATTGTCTACATTGAATCCATGGCCAAGAGCAATCTCACCACAGTAACCAAGTTTATTCTCGTGGGCTTTACCGACTACCCCATGTTGGAAATTCCCCTCTTCCTGACGTTTCTTGGTTTCTATCTGGTCACCCTTCTGGGAAACGTAGGAATGATGATTCTGATCCAAATGGATGTCCAGCTCCACACCCCAATGTACTTCCTCCTGAGCCACCTCTCCCTGCTGGATGCCTGCTACACCTCAGTCATCACCCCTCAGATCCTGGCCACACTGGTCACAAGCAAGATGGTCATCTCCTACAGCCAATGTGCTGTCCAGTTCTTTTTCTTCACCGTCTGTGCAGGTACAGAGTGTTTCCTACTGGcagccatggcctatgaccgctatgttgctATTAGCAACCCACTGCTTTACACTGTAGCCATGAACCCCAGAATCTGCTGGAGTTTGGTGGTGGGGGCCTATGTCTGTGGGGTGTCCGGGGCCATCCTGCGTACCACATGCACCTTCACCCTCTCCTTCTGTGACAACAACCAGATAAACTTCTTCTTCTGTGACCTCCCGCCCTTGCTAAAGCTCGCCTGTAGTGATACCACAAACCCTGAGATGGTCGTTGTCTTCTTCGGCAACTTTGTGATTTTGGCCAATGCCTTGGTCATCCTGATTTCCTACCTGCTCATCATCAAGGCCATTTTGAGAGTGAAGTCTTCAGGTGGCAGGGCCAAGACTTTCTCCACGTGTGCCTCCCACCTCGCTGCTGTGGCCCTTTTCTTTGGGACGCTCATCTTCATGTATCTGCGGAGTGGCTCGGGCAAATCCCTGGAGGAAGACAAGGTTGTGTCTGTCTTCTACACCGTGGTCATCCCCATGCTGAACCCTCTGATTTATAGCCTGAGAAACAAGGATGTGAAAACAGCCTTCAGGAAGGTCACTGGTAGATTCCAGGTGGCCCAGAGCATGTAGATCTGAGTGAGAGGACTCTTCTTGGTCCATCTTCTTCTCATACCACTATATTCTAACAGGCACCACTGCTGTAGGAAACTTGCACCCACAAACAGAGGGAAGGTAGACACCAGGTGCACAAGATAGCTTCAACTGTGGTAAAATTTGTTTCCAGCAACCCCTCCAGTCCATTCCTTGTCTCACACCAGTCTCAAGATACCCTTTGATATCACAACTTGTGGAATTTCAGGAGCTCAAGGAGACCTGAGTTTATCTCACCCCACCCCAACACTCTCTGCACCCATGCTTGGGTTCCCATTCTTTCCCTCTCATTTTCACTCTCATCAATactgtctttttctctgtgtCAAAGATTATATCCAGGGATCCCAGTAATTAATTCTAactagtcttttctttttttcttttaatacaggAATGATTGATCTCCTCAGTAAGCAAGGTGTGCTGCATAAGACAAATACTGGGTCTCTAAGTGGCCAAGGGAAGAGGGTATTTGAGAAACAGGTCTTCCTCTTCCCCATTCTAGAGACCCCCTGGGAGGGTCTTCCTCCTCGCTCATGCCACAGCTGCAGAATTTGCAAATTCCAAACCTGCAAACTGCCTTCCCATTTGATCACTCACTGGTCTTGTTGCTGCTCTAATGGTGCTCTGATATCTGATAGATGAACTAAGGCACCTTAGCTTTGGGGATGTTTCCTCAAGGACCGACTCCCTAGTTTCTGAAGGACATGGTTATTGCTTCTCGGCTTCGCTCACGTTCCCTGCCTTGTAAACCgttctctgctccctccccaacccccccaTTTCCAGGAACAACAGTAAAAGAGCAAAGACACAGGTATAAGGAAAACACTGAACCATGTATAATCTTCTTTGGCAAAAGATACCGTGAGAGGGAAAAGTAACTAACTCCTGCCTGAGACTGTACAACCCTTCAGGGCAGAGCCTGCTCTCTTTACTGCTGAATTCATCCCCAAGTGCAGAGTCTGGACCAAACGAGCCCCCAATTATCACTTTCAAGCACATTTTATGGCAGCTGCATGGTCTCATGTGACCTCGTGGAGATCTGGAAGGCAAATAGGAAAGCCATGGTTGAATATAAGGCTCCCATTTTGCAGTTAAGGAAACACTGTCGCACAGTCCCTTTGGACCCTTG from the Manis javanica isolate MJ-LG chromosome 11, MJ_LKY, whole genome shotgun sequence genome contains:
- the OR9I1 gene encoding olfactory receptor 9I1; this encodes MAKSNLTTVTKFILVGFTDYPMLEIPLFLTFLGFYLVTLLGNVGMMILIQMDVQLHTPMYFLLSHLSLLDACYTSVITPQILATLVTSKMVISYSQCAVQFFFFTVCAGTECFLLAAMAYDRYVAISNPLLYTVAMNPRICWSLVVGAYVCGVSGAILRTTCTFTLSFCDNNQINFFFCDLPPLLKLACSDTTNPEMVVVFFGNFVILANALVILISYLLIIKAILRVKSSGGRAKTFSTCASHLAAVALFFGTLIFMYLRSGSGKSLEEDKVVSVFYTVVIPMLNPLIYSLRNKDVKTAFRKVTGRFQVAQSM